A section of the Gloeobacter violaceus PCC 7421 genome encodes:
- a CDS encoding glycoside hydrolase family 57 protein, with translation MPLGYLALVLHAHLPFVRHPESDYVLEEEWLYEAITETYIPLINMFEGLRADGIDFKLTMSMTPPLVSMLRDPYLQEKFELHLTQLEQLTQKELERTKTHGHLNYLAHHYEEFFAAARSTWARYDGDLVSAFKPFQDSGNLEIITCGATHGYLPLMQMYPQAVWAQLKTAFDHYCESFGCEPKGIWLPECAYYTGLERMLADVGLRYFLTDAHGLLYAKPRPRYGAYAPIFTTTGVAAFGRDYESSQQVWSSEVGYPGDPSYREFYKDLGYEAEYEYIKPYIQPNGTRKNVGIKYHKITSRQGDMGGKELYDPYWAREKAAEHANNFMFNRGQQIEYLHGVMGRPPIVVSPYDAELFGHWWYEGPWFLNYLFRKSYYDQNTYQMTHLADYLRANPTQQVCHPAQSSWGAKGFHEFWLNDTNAWVYPHLHKATERMIDLARREPADELEWRVLNQAAREVLLAQSSDWAFIMRTGTMVPYAVRRTRSHLLRFNRLFEAIHQGKVDSEWLQKVETVDNIFPSMNYRTYRPL, from the coding sequence ATGCCCCTGGGTTATCTGGCACTTGTTCTGCACGCCCATCTGCCCTTCGTGCGCCATCCGGAAAGCGACTACGTCCTGGAGGAAGAGTGGCTTTACGAAGCCATCACCGAGACGTACATTCCGCTTATCAACATGTTCGAGGGCCTGCGCGCCGACGGCATCGACTTCAAGCTCACCATGTCGATGACGCCGCCCCTGGTCTCGATGTTGCGCGATCCGTACCTGCAGGAAAAATTCGAGCTGCACCTGACACAGCTGGAGCAGCTGACCCAAAAGGAACTGGAGCGCACCAAAACCCACGGGCACCTCAACTACCTGGCCCACCACTACGAAGAATTTTTTGCCGCCGCCCGCTCCACCTGGGCGCGCTACGACGGCGATCTGGTGAGTGCCTTCAAGCCGTTCCAAGATTCGGGCAATCTCGAAATTATTACCTGCGGCGCCACCCACGGCTATTTGCCCTTGATGCAGATGTACCCGCAGGCGGTCTGGGCGCAACTGAAGACGGCTTTCGATCACTATTGCGAAAGCTTTGGCTGCGAACCGAAGGGGATCTGGCTGCCGGAGTGCGCCTATTACACCGGGCTTGAGCGGATGCTGGCCGATGTCGGTTTGCGCTATTTTCTCACCGACGCCCACGGTCTGCTCTACGCCAAGCCCCGGCCGCGCTACGGCGCCTATGCTCCCATCTTTACCACCACCGGCGTGGCCGCCTTCGGCCGCGACTACGAATCGTCCCAGCAAGTCTGGAGTTCGGAGGTGGGTTACCCGGGCGACCCGTCCTACCGCGAATTTTACAAAGACCTGGGCTACGAGGCCGAATACGAGTACATCAAGCCCTACATCCAGCCCAACGGCACCCGCAAGAACGTCGGCATCAAATACCACAAGATCACCAGCCGCCAGGGCGACATGGGCGGCAAAGAACTTTACGACCCCTACTGGGCGCGCGAAAAAGCCGCCGAGCACGCGAACAACTTCATGTTCAACCGCGGCCAGCAAATCGAGTACCTGCACGGGGTGATGGGCCGCCCGCCCATCGTCGTCTCCCCCTACGACGCCGAGCTCTTTGGTCACTGGTGGTACGAGGGGCCGTGGTTTTTGAACTATTTGTTCCGCAAGTCCTACTACGACCAGAACACCTACCAGATGACCCACCTGGCCGATTACCTGCGCGCCAATCCGACCCAGCAGGTCTGCCATCCGGCCCAGTCGAGCTGGGGAGCCAAGGGTTTTCACGAGTTCTGGCTCAACGACACCAACGCCTGGGTCTACCCGCACCTGCACAAGGCCACCGAGCGGATGATTGACCTGGCCAGACGCGAGCCGGCCGACGAACTGGAGTGGCGCGTGCTCAACCAGGCGGCCCGCGAGGTGCTGCTCGCCCAATCCTCCGACTGGGCCTTCATCATGCGCACCGGCACCATGGTCCCCTACGCCGTGCGCCGCACCCGGTCGCACCTGCTGCGTTTCAATCGTCTGTTTGAAGCGATCCACCAGGGCAAGGTCGACAGCGAGTGGCTGCAGAAAGTCGAAACGGTCGACAACATCTTCCCGAGCATGAACTACCGCACCTACCGGCCGCTCTAG
- a CDS encoding Uma2 family endonuclease yields the protein MSAYVKSPQNIVYPSGDGEPVAETFVHLYALLTILEVLKQYLEGQQATVLANQFLYFIEGNPRARVAPDVMVIIGVAPGGRDNYKLWEEGGQVPAVIFEITSKGTQEKDKAFKKMLYEQLGVHEYWLFDPKGEWIAGQLQGYRLVPVEVDGEQEELYTPIVDSRIVPLGLRVAVDGQLLAFFREDTGAKLLLPSELHAELRRTAALLEQEHGRAERERERAERLAEYLRRQGIDPDSIA from the coding sequence ATGTCCGCCTACGTAAAATCGCCGCAGAACATCGTGTATCCGAGTGGGGATGGCGAACCTGTGGCTGAGACTTTTGTGCATCTCTATGCCCTGCTGACCATTCTCGAAGTGCTCAAGCAGTACCTCGAAGGGCAGCAAGCCACGGTATTGGCCAACCAGTTTTTGTATTTTATCGAGGGCAATCCCCGTGCCCGGGTCGCCCCCGACGTGATGGTCATCATTGGCGTCGCCCCCGGCGGCCGGGACAACTACAAACTCTGGGAAGAAGGTGGGCAGGTACCCGCCGTCATCTTCGAGATCACTTCCAAGGGCACCCAGGAGAAGGACAAAGCGTTTAAGAAAATGCTCTACGAACAGCTCGGGGTGCACGAGTACTGGCTGTTCGACCCGAAGGGGGAGTGGATAGCGGGGCAATTGCAGGGGTACCGGCTGGTGCCGGTGGAGGTGGACGGCGAGCAAGAAGAACTCTACACCCCGATCGTCGACAGCCGGATTGTTCCGCTCGGGTTGCGCGTCGCAGTGGACGGGCAGTTACTCGCCTTTTTCCGCGAAGACACGGGAGCGAAGTTATTGTTGCCCTCGGAGCTGCATGCCGAGCTGAGGCGCACGGCGGCCTTACTTGAGCAGGAGCACGGACGGGCCGAACGGGAGCGGGAGCGGGCCGAACGGCTGGCGGAGTACCTGCGCCGCCAAGGAATCGACCCGGATTCGATCGCCTGA
- a CDS encoding ubiquitin carboxyl-terminal hydrolase 14 — translation MAKCKHTDQIRTVTPSANGCEECLAMGERWVHLRECLSCGHIGCCDSSKNKHATRHFVDTGHPIVRSFEPGEDWRWCYIDRSFV, via the coding sequence ATGGCCAAGTGCAAGCACACCGATCAAATCCGCACCGTCACCCCGAGCGCCAACGGCTGTGAGGAATGCCTCGCTATGGGCGAGCGGTGGGTGCATCTGCGCGAGTGCCTGAGCTGCGGCCACATCGGCTGCTGCGATTCATCCAAAAATAAACACGCCACCCGCCACTTTGTGGATACCGGCCACCCGATCGTCCGCTCCTTCGAACCCGGCGAAGACTGGCGCTGGTGCTATATCGACCGCAGCTTCGTATAG
- a CDS encoding SDR family oxidoreductase: MRAFVTGGTGLLGSNLVRLLVERGHAVRVLARDPERARRVLGELPVEVVAGDLAEVDGFAGHLAGCDVLFHAAAYFREYFQPGDHWRQLEHLNVRSTVALLKAAERWGVQKAIYVSSSGVIGPRPDGQPADESDLPGALAIDNLYFRSKVLAEAEVYRFLAHHDLSVTLILPGWMFGPGDSAPTESGQLVLDFLEGKLPGVLEIPGSVSIADARDVALAMLQAVEHGRSGGRYIVSGESYDFVQLMESLARVSGKTTPALRIPYSAALAIAWVSQNFAKLSGGKTVLTTSGLRTLADSVRLDSGKAQRELGFVARPLEETLRDEVAWFRTRGKVAAGR, encoded by the coding sequence GTGCGGGCATTCGTGACGGGGGGAACCGGACTGTTGGGCAGCAACCTGGTGCGCCTGCTGGTGGAGCGGGGGCATGCGGTGCGGGTGTTGGCCCGCGATCCCGAGCGGGCGCGGCGGGTGCTGGGCGAGCTGCCGGTAGAAGTGGTCGCGGGCGATCTGGCCGAGGTGGACGGGTTTGCCGGTCACCTGGCCGGTTGTGATGTTCTCTTTCACGCGGCGGCCTACTTTCGGGAGTACTTTCAGCCGGGCGATCACTGGCGGCAGTTGGAACACCTCAACGTGCGCTCGACGGTCGCGTTGCTCAAGGCGGCCGAGCGCTGGGGCGTTCAAAAAGCGATTTACGTCAGTTCCTCAGGGGTGATCGGGCCAAGGCCGGACGGGCAGCCCGCCGACGAGTCGGACCTGCCGGGAGCGCTTGCCATCGACAATCTGTACTTTCGCAGCAAAGTGCTCGCCGAGGCGGAGGTGTACCGGTTTTTAGCCCATCACGACCTTTCGGTGACGCTCATCTTGCCGGGTTGGATGTTCGGTCCCGGCGACAGCGCCCCCACCGAGAGCGGCCAGTTGGTGCTCGACTTTCTAGAGGGCAAACTGCCGGGGGTGCTGGAGATTCCCGGTTCGGTGAGCATCGCCGACGCGCGCGACGTGGCCCTCGCCATGCTGCAGGCCGTGGAGCACGGTCGCAGTGGCGGGCGCTACATCGTCTCGGGCGAGAGTTACGACTTTGTGCAATTGATGGAGAGCCTCGCCCGGGTGAGCGGGAAGACCACCCCGGCCCTGCGCATTCCCTACAGCGCCGCTCTGGCGATCGCCTGGGTCTCGCAGAACTTTGCAAAGCTCAGTGGCGGCAAGACGGTGCTCACCACCAGCGGCCTGCGCACGCTGGCCGATTCGGTGCGCCTCGACAGCGGCAAAGCCCAGCGGGAACTGGGCTTTGTGGCCCGGCCGCTGGAGGAGACCCTGCGCGACGAGGTCGCTTGGTTCCGCACCCGGGGCAAAGTTGCGGCCGGCCGCTAG
- a CDS encoding PadR family transcriptional regulator, with product MGSKNKSKYAILGLLSLQPMSGYDIRKKIAASIGHFWSESYGQIYPILRQLVQEGLATRTVERQEGKPDRYVYALTDGGREQLVGWLQEPVESATERNELLLKLFFGRQMTPADCLAHLRRFHRHQRQQHGEFLALLQVVDTQFTHLPDAIYWRSVISYGLETSEALMRWCDKTASLLEPHP from the coding sequence ATGGGCAGTAAGAACAAGAGCAAGTATGCGATCTTAGGACTATTGAGCCTGCAGCCGATGTCGGGCTACGACATCCGCAAGAAAATCGCGGCGAGCATCGGGCATTTCTGGAGCGAAAGTTACGGCCAGATCTATCCCATCCTCCGGCAGCTGGTGCAGGAGGGTCTGGCCACCCGGACGGTCGAGCGCCAGGAAGGCAAGCCGGATCGCTACGTGTACGCGCTCACCGACGGTGGCCGGGAGCAATTGGTCGGTTGGTTGCAGGAGCCGGTCGAATCGGCCACCGAGCGCAACGAACTGCTGTTGAAACTGTTTTTCGGCCGGCAGATGACCCCGGCGGATTGCCTGGCCCACCTGCGTCGCTTTCACCGGCACCAGAGGCAACAGCACGGCGAATTTCTCGCGTTGCTGCAGGTGGTGGATACACAATTTACCCACCTGCCCGACGCCATCTACTGGCGTAGTGTGATTAGCTACGGTCTGGAGACCAGCGAGGCGCTGATGCGCTGGTGCGACAAGACCGCGAGCCTGCTTGAGCCACACCCCTAG
- a CDS encoding MBL fold metallo-hydrolase: MATLERRRKENAEGEFYVDSTCIDCDTCRWVAPETFREAGAQSAVYHQPTNESERRRALHALLACPTASIGTVHKPADIQAAQADFPLAIEDEVHYCGYHAESSYGAASYLIRRPEGNILVDSPRFAPPLVKRLETLGGVRHLYLTHRDDVADHRRLREHFGCERIMHRDDLTASTRDVEIVLEGADPIVFAPGITILPVPGHTPGHTVLLLREQFCFSGDHLAWSEHRHQLVGFWDYCWYSRSELVRSMETLARYRFEWVLPGHGRRYHASADQMAIQMRRCVEDLQARAQRVGSA; the protein is encoded by the coding sequence ATGGCGACTCTTGAAAGGCGTCGAAAAGAGAACGCCGAGGGCGAATTTTACGTCGACAGCACCTGCATCGACTGCGACACCTGCCGCTGGGTGGCACCCGAGACTTTTCGCGAGGCCGGGGCGCAATCGGCGGTCTACCACCAGCCTACGAACGAGAGCGAGCGACGCCGGGCGTTGCACGCGCTTCTGGCCTGCCCCACCGCTTCCATTGGCACCGTCCACAAACCGGCGGACATCCAGGCGGCCCAGGCGGATTTTCCGCTTGCGATCGAAGACGAAGTGCACTACTGCGGCTACCACGCCGAATCGTCCTACGGAGCGGCAAGTTATCTGATCCGCCGGCCCGAGGGCAATATCCTCGTCGATTCGCCCCGCTTCGCCCCGCCGCTGGTGAAGCGCCTGGAGACGCTGGGAGGGGTGCGCCACCTCTACCTCACCCACCGCGACGATGTAGCCGACCACCGCCGCTTGCGCGAACACTTCGGCTGCGAACGGATCATGCACCGGGACGACCTCACCGCCTCCACCCGCGACGTCGAAATCGTTCTGGAGGGAGCGGACCCGATCGTCTTTGCCCCGGGAATCACCATCTTGCCCGTTCCCGGTCACACCCCCGGGCATACGGTGCTGCTGCTGCGCGAGCAGTTCTGCTTCAGCGGCGATCACCTCGCCTGGTCGGAGCACCGCCACCAGCTGGTCGGCTTTTGGGACTACTGCTGGTACTCGCGCAGCGAACTGGTGCGCTCGATGGAAACCCTGGCCCGCTACCGCTTCGAGTGGGTTCTGCCTGGCCACGGACGGCGCTACCACGCAAGTGCCGATCAGATGGCCATCCAGATGCGCCGCTGCGTCGAGGATCTGCAGGCTCGCGCGCAGCGGGTGGGAAGCGCCTGA
- a CDS encoding DUF29 domain-containing protein has product MDTTYAKDFDLWLRQTVRLLRERRWQEIDLEPLIEEIESLGKSERRAIAGQLTRLLLHLLKWQYQPQRRSDSRLDSISDARTQIELVTQDSPSLRDYPAEQLEQSYGRARQKAATQTKLPLSTFPEQCPYALPLVLDDSWLPEERA; this is encoded by the coding sequence ATGGATACAACCTATGCGAAGGACTTCGACCTCTGGCTTCGGCAGACCGTTCGACTACTGCGCGAGCGACGCTGGCAGGAAATCGATCTGGAGCCACTGATCGAGGAGATCGAAAGTTTGGGCAAAAGTGAACGGCGCGCCATTGCCGGCCAGCTGACGCGCCTGCTTCTGCACCTGCTGAAGTGGCAATACCAACCCCAACGCCGCTCAGACAGTCGGCTCGATTCGATTTCAGACGCGCGTACCCAGATCGAACTGGTTACCCAGGATAGCCCCAGCCTCCGCGATTACCCGGCCGAGCAGCTTGAGCAAAGCTACGGCCGGGCTCGGCAAAAAGCGGCCACCCAAACTAAATTGCCGCTTTCGACCTTCCCCGAGCAGTGCCCCTATGCCCTACCTCTAGTCTTAGATGACAGTTGGTTACCAGAAGAACGGGCGTAA
- a CDS encoding response regulator — translation MPEQREQRLPELLGSAENALLDQFLHCGDWALLYVDLRNFRLYNQLYGRVAGEQMLVALASTLEQCIDDHSVLYRLGTQEFLVLTENTQAEALAGSVCQHWGKVSTGFYTRQDRQRGFMVGTDRHGIGRRCPLVAVNIGIVPSTAQTDRSLAEIFSSALESNLQAQAGVDCSYCVAAPSAPQHVAGTGPHRVLVVEPDAALAYLLQTTLEMRGYEAAVTSSGQEAFKLAVTNPPKVIILDLFTSDLPAGPFLCQELRRQPELKNTLLIVAATNADREESLAAGADLFVPKPFELNDLLGWIDRLIEESAKMVDLPNADRHFRSFRR, via the coding sequence ATGCCTGAGCAGCGCGAACAGCGATTGCCTGAACTTTTGGGGTCGGCCGAGAACGCACTGCTCGACCAGTTTTTGCACTGCGGGGACTGGGCGCTTTTGTATGTCGACTTGCGCAACTTCCGGCTTTACAACCAGCTGTACGGGCGCGTGGCGGGCGAGCAGATGCTTGTCGCCCTCGCGAGCACCCTGGAGCAGTGCATCGACGATCACAGCGTTCTCTACCGGCTCGGGACGCAGGAATTTCTGGTGCTCACCGAGAACACCCAGGCCGAGGCGCTCGCCGGCAGCGTCTGTCAGCACTGGGGCAAGGTCTCGACCGGGTTTTACACCCGCCAGGATCGCCAGCGCGGCTTTATGGTCGGTACCGACCGCCACGGCATCGGTCGGCGCTGTCCGCTGGTGGCGGTCAATATCGGTATCGTCCCTTCGACCGCCCAGACCGATCGCTCGCTGGCGGAGATCTTTTCGAGCGCCCTGGAGAGCAACCTCCAGGCTCAGGCGGGGGTCGACTGCAGCTACTGCGTCGCGGCCCCGTCGGCCCCTCAGCATGTGGCGGGGACAGGCCCCCACCGGGTGCTGGTGGTCGAGCCGGACGCGGCCCTCGCCTACCTGTTGCAGACCACCCTGGAGATGCGCGGCTACGAAGCGGCGGTCACCAGTTCCGGCCAGGAGGCTTTCAAACTCGCCGTCACCAACCCGCCGAAGGTGATCATCCTCGACCTGTTCACCTCCGACTTGCCGGCCGGGCCGTTCTTGTGTCAGGAGTTGCGCCGCCAGCCGGAACTGAAAAACACGTTGCTCATCGTGGCTGCCACCAACGCCGATCGCGAGGAGTCGCTCGCGGCCGGGGCCGACCTGTTCGTGCCCAAGCCTTTTGAATTGAACGATTTGTTGGGCTGGATCGACCGGCTCATCGAAGAATCGGCCAAGATGGTCGATCTTCCCAACGCCGATCGGCACTTTCGCAGCTTCCGGCGCTAG
- a CDS encoding ATP-binding protein, which yields MLAEQEILDCLPFGLVVTDREGRVLLWNDAMESLTGTKAADVQGGWIQCWSAEVAEIGTQGHVFLRNGEEQSFSLSVRTAVSREGHRVWVFIPDSRQELDQAQTDFVSTVSHELRTPLTSIKGFVDTLLRSGSQLSEAQHRRFLRIIKNQADRLTRLVEDILTVSRIQSGRLKNLPQRLDLGEMIDRVFENLAQKYAAQRMRRELPGALPEVWADQDRLEQILTNLIDNALKYSEHGAPVCVSADLDPEDRNVLWIAVRDLGIGIPEENLDQIFNRFSRIDSPLTREREGTGLGLYITKSLVESLGGTIHVESRYGVGSTFTVSLPAVQAGAIEPGEEGWHA from the coding sequence ATGCTTGCTGAACAAGAAATTCTGGATTGTCTTCCTTTCGGACTGGTTGTAACCGACCGGGAGGGCCGTGTCCTCCTGTGGAACGATGCGATGGAAAGCCTGACAGGGACGAAGGCTGCCGATGTGCAGGGTGGGTGGATCCAATGTTGGTCGGCGGAAGTGGCCGAGATCGGTACCCAGGGCCACGTTTTTTTGCGCAACGGCGAGGAACAGAGCTTCAGCCTCAGCGTGCGCACCGCCGTCAGCCGCGAGGGACATCGGGTATGGGTGTTCATTCCCGACAGCCGCCAAGAGCTGGATCAGGCCCAAACCGACTTTGTCTCGACCGTTTCCCACGAACTGCGCACGCCGCTCACCAGCATCAAAGGTTTTGTCGACACGCTCCTGCGCTCGGGATCGCAGCTGAGCGAAGCGCAGCACCGCCGGTTTTTGCGCATCATCAAAAACCAGGCCGACCGGCTCACCCGTCTGGTCGAGGACATTCTCACCGTCTCGCGCATCCAGTCGGGGCGGCTCAAGAATTTGCCCCAGAGGCTGGATTTGGGAGAAATGATCGACCGCGTCTTCGAGAATCTGGCGCAAAAGTACGCAGCGCAACGCATGCGCCGGGAGTTGCCCGGCGCCCTGCCTGAGGTCTGGGCCGATCAAGACCGCCTGGAGCAGATTCTCACCAACTTGATCGACAACGCCCTCAAGTACTCCGAACACGGTGCGCCGGTGTGCGTGAGCGCCGATCTCGACCCGGAAGATCGCAATGTGCTCTGGATTGCCGTGCGCGACCTGGGCATCGGCATTCCCGAAGAGAACCTCGACCAGATCTTCAACCGCTTCAGCCGCATCGACTCGCCCCTCACCCGCGAGCGCGAGGGTACGGGGCTCGGGCTTTATATTACCAAGTCCTTGGTCGAGAGTCTGGGGGGCACCATCCACGTCGAGAGCCGCTACGGGGTGGGCAGCACCTTCACGGTGAGCCTGCCCGCCGTCCAGGCCGGGGCGATCGAACCGGGCGAGGAAGGTTGGCATGCCTGA